The DNA region AAACAGGCAAAATTCCAATAACTCCAAATTCTGTTGTGATAACGCCGAAAACACCCAATGCAAGCGCATATATAGTTTTGTTCATTTTGTTTATTTATTGAAGTATTGAAATGTTTGAATGTATTTAATAAAAAAATAACTAGATCTTAAATGCATTCAAAGCCTCGATATAGGCATCTATTACTTCTTCGTTGAGAAAATATTTGAGATTACGTCCTTCTTTTTCGGAAATAAGAAGATCCGCATCGACCAATTGTTTTAAATGATGAGAGACGGAAGGTTGCGTAAGGTCGAGCGTTTCATTAATATCTGAGCAATATACACAGTCCTTTTTTACTTTGAACTTTTGTAAAATGGCGATTCTGTTGGTATCGCTTAACGCTTTTGATATTTTTTCAAATCTCTTGTTGTCCATACGCTACCGCAAAAGTATATAAATATATTGAAATGTTTCGATATATTTTGTTTTGCAAAAAATCGATACTTCTTTCTAGTAATTACGCTCAAATTCTAAATCAATCAGTAAATCTTTTCCGTCTGCAGCTGTGGTGGCCAGTAGATCACAACGATTATTTAAAGGATTGTCGGCATGACCTTTTACCCAATTGAATTGAATTTGAAAATTCGCTGCAATTTTTGCGTAGCGCAACCATAAGTCCTTGTTTTTCTTGCCGCCAGCAAAATTGGTTTTTATCCATTTGTCAAGCCATTTTTTGGATACACTATCTACCACATATTTACTATCCGTAAAAATGAAAACTGGTAATGCATTGGTTTTTAAAGATTCTAAAGCAATGATTACTGCCAATAATTCCATTCTATTATTGGTCGTCTTACGAAAACCTTGGGAAATTTCCTTTCTTAATTGTCCAAACATTAAAATGGCTCCAAATCCGCCTGGACCAGGATTACCACGAGAAGAGCCGTCTGTATATATTACTATTTTGTTGGGAGTTTCGATAATGATTGATTTTGGCGCAATATAAATAAAGAATATTTTACAAATCGGAATCTATTGAAAACAAAAAATGCCAAGAACGAATCCTTGGCATTTTCCATAAAAACCGATAAAAATTTAGGCTTGCAATTTTGCTAAGCTATCAACAATTGCTTGTTTTGTTTTTTCTTCGGACCAATCTTCTGGTACAAATTGCTTTCCGATAACTTTTTCGTATAGTTCGATGTATCTTTTGCTGATTTCATTCGTTTTTTCATCAGTCATTTCGGGTACAGTTTGACCTTCTTTTCCCATGAAATTGTTTTCAATTAACCATTCACGTACAAATTCTTTACTTAATTGTTTTTGATGTTCGCCTTTTGCTTGCCTTTCCTCAAAACCATCTGCGTAAAAATAGCGAGAGGAGTCTGGTGTATGAATTTCGTCCATTAAAATCACTTCTCCATCTAGAATGCCAAATTCATATTTCGTATCAACCAAGATAAGGCCTTGTTTTGCTGCCAATTCTTTTCCACGTGCAAATAATTTGCGTGTGTAATCCTCCACAATTTCCCACTGTTCTGCAGAGATGAGTCCTTTTTCAATAATTTCCTCTTTCGAAATGTCTTCATCGTGTCCTTCATCCGCTTTTGTGGATGGTGTAATGATCGGTGTTGGGAAATAATCATTTTCTTTTAATCCTTCTGGAAGCGCTACGCCACATAAGGTACGCAGACCGCTGCTATACGTACGCCAAGCGTGTCCAGTGAGGTTGCCACGAATTACCATTTCCACTTTTAATGGTTCGCATTTAATACCCACAGCTACATTCGGAGCTGGTGTGTCTTTTAACCAATTAGGGCAAATATCTTTTGTTGCATCTAACATATATGCGGCAACTTGATTCAATACCTGTCCTTTATAAGGAATTGGTTTGGGTAAAATAACATCAAACGCAGAAATCCTGTTGGAAGCTACCATTACAAGCCATTTGTCGGCGATGGTATACACGTCTCTTACCTTTCCTTGATAAAAAGCCGTCTGTTCGGAAAAATGAAATTGTGACATAATGCAAACGTACATAAAATGCAATATGACCGTGTTTTATTCACAGTATTTTTCTTTATAAAACTGTGTATTTGTATTGAATTATAAGGCTTATGCACATTTTTTAGAGGTTATGCACACATATGCACATATTAATTTACATTTGTACACCAAACCTATTGAAAGTCAATACACTTATACATTTCAAAGATTTCCACGATGTGGATAAAAAGCATGTCCATTTTTTGGTCTGAAAGTGGGAAAAAGTGTTATTTTGTGGTAAGAAATGTGAAAAAAGCATTATCTTTCATTTAATGACAGGATTTTTAGGCGAATATGAAGTTTCCGTGGACGCGAAAGGTCGTTTTCTCCTTCCGGCTGGTTTTAAAAAACAGTTGGAAGGTGGGGAGATGCGTTTTGTCGTAAATAGGGGATTTGAAAAATGCCTTACACTTTATCCAATTAAAAGTTGGGAACCTGTATTTGAAAAAATCAGTCAATTAAATCAATTTGATCCGAAAGTGAGAGAGTTTCGCCGCAAGTTTTTAGGTGGTGCCACTGAGATTGAAGCGGATAGCGCAGGTAGATTATTGTTGCCTCCTTCCTTGAGAGCGTATGCTGGATTGACAAAAAATGTGGTATTAGCTTCCGATGTCAATAAAATTGAAATCTGGGATGCAGATACTTATAATAAGATGTTTGATGATTTCTCTTCTGAAGATTTCAGCGCATTGGCAAATGATGTTATGAATGAAAAAGGTGGGGAGTTATAATGAGTGAGCAAAATATCGGTAGCGATTACCATATTCCAGTTCTTTATTATGAGACTTTAGATATCCTAAATATCCAACCAGATGGCGTATATGTGGATTGCACATTTGGTGGTGGTGGTCATAGTAGAGGGATTTTGGAAAGATTAGGACCTGAGGGGCGTTTGGTTGCATTTGATCAAGATGCGGACGCCGCGCAAAATCTTCCCGAAGATGATCGCATATTATTTGTACCACAAAATTTCAGATATCTGAAAAGATTTCTTCGGTTAAATGGTATCAATGGTGTAGATGGGATTTTGGCGGATTTGGGTGTAAGTAGTCATCAATTTGACGAAGGAGAGCGCGGTTTTTCTATACGTTTCGATGGGCCTTTGGATATGCGCATGGATCAAAATGGTGGGAAAAAAGCTTCGGATATTTTATTAGAATATGATGCAAAACAATTGCAAGACATGTTCAGTAATTATGGAGAAGTTACCAATTCCAAAACTCTAGCACAGCATATTGTTCAGCATAGATCTGTAGCGGAGTTGAAGACAATTGATTCATTCAAAGGAATGTTACAGCCAATTATTAAGGGAAATCCCAATAAATATTTGGCACAAGTATTCCAAGCTTTGAGGATTGAGGTCAATAGTGAGTTGGATGCGTTGAAAGAAATGTTAGAGCAGATTCCTTCCGTTTTAAATACAGGTGGCGTCGCAGCAATTATCACATTTCATTCTTTGGAAGATCGATTAGTAAAGATTTTTTTCAAAGAAGAAACATTCGAAGAAAAAATAGAGAATCCATTTGAGAATAGTTACAAAGAAAAAGAATTAAAGATATTAACGAAGAAACCGATCGTACCGTCACAAGACGAATTAAAGAAAAATGCTAGAAGTAGGAGTTCTAAATTGAGAGCAGTAGAGAAATTATAAAAGAGGCGCAATGGAAGAACAAATTACACAAGAAAAGAAAAGTGCTAAACCTTTAAGCACTTTCAAAAAGGCGGTTAATTACCAATGGGTAATGAACAACTTGGGATTCTTTTTATTCCTTGCATTTTTGGCTGTGATCTACATCGCAAATGGTCATGTAGCAGATAAAATAATCCGAGAGACCAATACGGCAGGCTCCGAAATTAAGGAATTACAATTTGAATATAAGACTTTAAAGAGTGAGTTGATGTTTCAAACGAAGGAAGCAGAGATTATAAAAGCCGTTGCGCCTTTGGGATTGAAATTGAGCAGTACGCCTCCGATGAGAATCAAATTAATAGAAAAAAACAAAGAAGAACAGGAATAACACTATTCACTAGAATAGTTGATCAATATGGAAATAAAAAAGGACATACTTTGGCGAGTTTACCTATGCTATATCGTAGTAATAGGTTTCTGTGTATTCATACTCGTGAAAGCCTTTATTATACAACAAGTACAAGGAAAATATTGGGAAAGTATGAGTGATAGTTTACATCAAAAAATCGAATCCATAGACGCAAGTCGCGGTACTATTTATAGTGCCAATGGTCAGATGTTGAGTACCTCTATCCCTCAATTTGATATTTATATAGATTTTGGAGCGGATGGTTTGAGACAAAAAAATGGCAAACGTTTCCGTGAAAATGTGGATTCTTTGAGTATTTGTTTGGCTAATTTATTTAAAAATAAATCTGCGGCAGAGTACAAAAGGATTTTATCTACGGGTTATAGAGAACGTTCTCGCTATTTTTCTTTGGAAAGAAAAATCAGCTTTAGAGAGTATCAAGAGTTGAAAAAATTTCCACTTGTCAGACAAGGTCGCAATAAGAGTGGTTTTATCGCTGAGGTAAAAAATATTCGTTTAAATCCTTATCAATTATTGGCGTATAGAACGATTGGTTTGGATCGTGAAAATTCCCAAAAAGTAGGTTTGGAACAAACTTATGATACTGTTTTAAAAGGAAGTACTGGTAAAAGATTGGTGCGTTATATCGCTGGTGGAGTAGGTGTGCCAGTAGAAGATGGGAATGAGATCGATCCTGTGAATGGACGTGACATAGTAACCAATTTGGATACGCATATTCAAGAAATTACCGAAGATGCTCTAATGAAAATGATGGTTGGTAATGAAGCAACCAATGGTTGTGCAATCGTCATGGAAGTGAAGACTGGCAAAGTGAGAGCTATTGCTAATCTTGGTCGCCGCCCAGATGGTAATTATTGGGAAGACTATAATTATGCATTGACACCAACAGAACCAGGTTCTACATTTAAGTTGACGACTATGTTGACTTTATTGGATGAGCACAAGATTGCCTTAAATACCCCAGTGAATTTGGAAGGTGGAAAATGGGTAATCAATAAAAGAACGGTTTATGATAGTGAAGAACACGGTAAATATCAAGTAACAGCCAAACAAGCATTAGAAATGAGTTCCAATGTAGGTATGGCTAAATTGACTTACGACGCATTTCACAATGAACCACAAGTGTATGTAGATCATTTGAAACATTTACAGTTAGATAAATTAACAGGTATTGATCTTGCTGGAGAACGTCACCCGTTGATGTATAGTCCTGGTAGTAAAAATTGGAGTGCAACGACTTTGCCGTGGATGGCATTTGGATATAATTTATTGATATCCCCTTTGCGTACTGCGATGTTATATAATGCAGTTGCCAATAATGGTAAAATGATGCAACCTTACATAGTAGATGCTATTCAAGAAAATGGAATTGAAGTGCAAAAGTTTGAACCAAAAGTTGTGATGGATTCTCTTTCTTCTAGTTCCACTTTGAGGCAAGTGCAAGAGTGTTTGTATGGCGTATGTAATAGTCCAGAAGGTACAGGTTTTACTTTATTAAAAGGAGAACCATTTAAAGTTGCGGGTAAAACAGGTACGGCTTTAGTAGCAAATGGTAAAAGAGGTTATGCGGATAAAGTGTATCAAGCTTCATTTGCTGGATATTTCCCTGCGGAAGATCCTCAATATACATGTGTTGTTGTTATAGTTAACAGACCGCATGCCGCAAAATTTTATGGTGCAAGTGTTGCTGGTCCAGTATTTAAAGAAATTGCAGAAAGATTGTACACGCTTTATGTACAGCCAGAACAAGAATTAAAAGAGGATAAAAGAATTATCAGAAAAGATACATCTAACTATAAATATGAAGGTTATAATGCGGATTTCAGAACGGTGTTGAATGGTTTTCAGACACCTTATTCTGATCAAGGTAAAGATAATTTTTGGGTATCTTTTTCAAGGGCAAATGACAAAATGGTAGCGACACCATTGGCTATTGGTAATTTGAAATCTATGCCAGATGTAACGGGTTTAAACTTGAAAGATGCCATTTATATATGCGAAAATGCTGGTTTGCATGTCAACGCATTTGGAATGGGTAAAGTAAAAGAACAATCAATAAAGATAGGTGATCCTATTGCGAAAGGTGAATTAATTAAATTAACATTAAACTAATATAATACCGTGAGCTTATTACAAGACATATTATATAAAGTGCATTTGGAACAAGTTATTGGCTCCACCAATATCGAAGTGACCAATGTGCAATTGGATTCTCGTAAAGTAGAATCTGGTGGTTTATTTGTTGCGATTAAAGGCGCTATTAGTGATGGGCATGATTTTATAGGTAAAGCAATTAGTTTGGGGGCTACTTCTATCGTTTGTGAAGATATGCCTGCGGAAATAAAAGAGAATGTAACCTATGTGCAAGTGAAAAATTCTCATGAAGCATTAGGATATATTGCTAATAATTTTTACGATAATCCTTCTCAAAAAATAAAATTAGTTGGCGTAACTGGTACCAATGGAAAGACCACTATTGCGACTTTACTATACAAATTATTTACAGGACTTAACTATAAATGTGGTCTCGTAAGTACGGTACAAAATATTATCGGAACAAAAGCATTGGCTGCAGAACGCACTACGCCGGATGCCGTGAGTCTTTGCGCTTTGATCAAACAAATGGTGGACGAAGGTTGCCAATATGTTTTCATGGAAAGTAGTAGTATCGCTATTGATCAAGATAGGATTACAGGTTTGGATTTTGATGGTGCATTGTTCAGTAATTTGACATTAGATCATTTGGATTATCATAAAACTTTTGATAATTATCTAAAAGCAAAAAAGAAATTTTTTGATGAATTGCCTGCACATGCATTTGCTATTACCAATATTGATGATAAGAATGGCGGCGTGATGTTGCAAAATACGGTAGCCAAAAAATATACCTATAGTTTAAAAACATTAGCTGATTTCAAAGGTAGAATTTTAGAAAATTCGCTTACGGGATTGGAGATGCTGATCAATGAAACGGAAGTGCATTTTAGATTAATAGGAGAGTTCAACGCTTATAATTTACTTGCCGTATATGGCGCAGCGGTTTGCTTAGGCGAACCAAAAGATGAAGTTTTACGTGTTTTGAGTATGCTTTCCGGTGCAGAAGGTCGTTTTGATTATCATGTAAGTAGTAGTAAA from Rhizosphaericola mali includes:
- a CDS encoding ArsR/SmtB family transcription factor → MDNKRFEKISKALSDTNRIAILQKFKVKKDCVYCSDINETLDLTQPSVSHHLKQLVDADLLISEKEGRNLKYFLNEEVIDAYIEALNAFKI
- the rnhA gene encoding ribonuclease HI, with amino-acid sequence MPICKIFFIYIAPKSIIIETPNKIVIYTDGSSRGNPGPGGFGAILMFGQLRKEISQGFRKTTNNRMELLAVIIALESLKTNALPVFIFTDSKYVVDSVSKKWLDKWIKTNFAGGKKNKDLWLRYAKIAANFQIQFNWVKGHADNPLNNRCDLLATTAADGKDLLIDLEFERNY
- a CDS encoding phosphoribosylaminoimidazolesuccinocarboxamide synthase, encoding MSQFHFSEQTAFYQGKVRDVYTIADKWLVMVASNRISAFDVILPKPIPYKGQVLNQVAAYMLDATKDICPNWLKDTPAPNVAVGIKCEPLKVEMVIRGNLTGHAWRTYSSGLRTLCGVALPEGLKENDYFPTPIITPSTKADEGHDEDISKEEIIEKGLISAEQWEIVEDYTRKLFARGKELAAKQGLILVDTKYEFGILDGEVILMDEIHTPDSSRYFYADGFEERQAKGEHQKQLSKEFVREWLIENNFMGKEGQTVPEMTDEKTNEISKRYIELYEKVIGKQFVPEDWSEEKTKQAIVDSLAKLQA
- the mraZ gene encoding division/cell wall cluster transcriptional repressor MraZ yields the protein MTGFLGEYEVSVDAKGRFLLPAGFKKQLEGGEMRFVVNRGFEKCLTLYPIKSWEPVFEKISQLNQFDPKVREFRRKFLGGATEIEADSAGRLLLPPSLRAYAGLTKNVVLASDVNKIEIWDADTYNKMFDDFSSEDFSALANDVMNEKGGEL
- the rsmH gene encoding 16S rRNA (cytosine(1402)-N(4))-methyltransferase RsmH, yielding MSEQNIGSDYHIPVLYYETLDILNIQPDGVYVDCTFGGGGHSRGILERLGPEGRLVAFDQDADAAQNLPEDDRILFVPQNFRYLKRFLRLNGINGVDGILADLGVSSHQFDEGERGFSIRFDGPLDMRMDQNGGKKASDILLEYDAKQLQDMFSNYGEVTNSKTLAQHIVQHRSVAELKTIDSFKGMLQPIIKGNPNKYLAQVFQALRIEVNSELDALKEMLEQIPSVLNTGGVAAIITFHSLEDRLVKIFFKEETFEEKIENPFENSYKEKELKILTKKPIVPSQDELKKNARSRSSKLRAVEKL
- a CDS encoding FtsL-like putative cell division protein, whose protein sequence is MEEQITQEKKSAKPLSTFKKAVNYQWVMNNLGFFLFLAFLAVIYIANGHVADKIIRETNTAGSEIKELQFEYKTLKSELMFQTKEAEIIKAVAPLGLKLSSTPPMRIKLIEKNKEEQE
- a CDS encoding penicillin-binding protein, with the protein product MEIKKDILWRVYLCYIVVIGFCVFILVKAFIIQQVQGKYWESMSDSLHQKIESIDASRGTIYSANGQMLSTSIPQFDIYIDFGADGLRQKNGKRFRENVDSLSICLANLFKNKSAAEYKRILSTGYRERSRYFSLERKISFREYQELKKFPLVRQGRNKSGFIAEVKNIRLNPYQLLAYRTIGLDRENSQKVGLEQTYDTVLKGSTGKRLVRYIAGGVGVPVEDGNEIDPVNGRDIVTNLDTHIQEITEDALMKMMVGNEATNGCAIVMEVKTGKVRAIANLGRRPDGNYWEDYNYALTPTEPGSTFKLTTMLTLLDEHKIALNTPVNLEGGKWVINKRTVYDSEEHGKYQVTAKQALEMSSNVGMAKLTYDAFHNEPQVYVDHLKHLQLDKLTGIDLAGERHPLMYSPGSKNWSATTLPWMAFGYNLLISPLRTAMLYNAVANNGKMMQPYIVDAIQENGIEVQKFEPKVVMDSLSSSSTLRQVQECLYGVCNSPEGTGFTLLKGEPFKVAGKTGTALVANGKRGYADKVYQASFAGYFPAEDPQYTCVVVIVNRPHAAKFYGASVAGPVFKEIAERLYTLYVQPEQELKEDKRIIRKDTSNYKYEGYNADFRTVLNGFQTPYSDQGKDNFWVSFSRANDKMVATPLAIGNLKSMPDVTGLNLKDAIYICENAGLHVNAFGMGKVKEQSIKIGDPIAKGELIKLTLN
- a CDS encoding UDP-N-acetylmuramoyl-L-alanyl-D-glutamate--2,6-diaminopimelate ligase, encoding MSLLQDILYKVHLEQVIGSTNIEVTNVQLDSRKVESGGLFVAIKGAISDGHDFIGKAISLGATSIVCEDMPAEIKENVTYVQVKNSHEALGYIANNFYDNPSQKIKLVGVTGTNGKTTIATLLYKLFTGLNYKCGLVSTVQNIIGTKALAAERTTPDAVSLCALIKQMVDEGCQYVFMESSSIAIDQDRITGLDFDGALFSNLTLDHLDYHKTFDNYLKAKKKFFDELPAHAFAITNIDDKNGGVMLQNTVAKKYTYSLKTLADFKGRILENSLTGLEMLINETEVHFRLIGEFNAYNLLAVYGAAVCLGEPKDEVLRVLSMLSGAEGRFDYHVSSSKIISIVDYAHTPDALENVLSTIKKLRKGSEKVITVVGCGGDRDHSKRPIMAQDAANQSDQVILTSDNPRSENPYTILKEMEAGLNSAGKRKTITIEDRKEAIKAAVKFANPGDIILVAGKGHEKYQEINGVKHHFDDKEVLKEMFELLEK